GTTCTCCCGCCCCGGACGGCCACCGTACCGCGGATCAGGGACGGTCTCGCGGCCTTGAATCGACTTACGTGCCCGGCTCGTGACGCCGGTCTCCGGATCCTGGCGACCGATCTTCTGCGCACCCCTCGCCGCCCGCTTCGATGGTGTTTCCCCGCGACCTCTCGCTCTCTCTGCACGCGACTTCGGCATGACGCCCTCCTGGATCCCGTTCGACGCGAGCGTACGCTCCACCGCGTGGACGAGTCGTCGGTCGAGCGGACGCTCGCGGAATGCGAGCAACAGCTTCGCGCGGGTGGAACGCCTGACCTCCGTGCGCTCGGCTTCTGGCGCGCTGTCGCCGCGGTGAAGCGACACCCCGATCTGGTGGGCCCATACGCGACGCGGATCGCGACGATCGATCGGGCGGTGTTCCGCCGCCGTGTCCGGCTCGCGTTCCCGGTGGTCCTCGGCGTGATCGTTCTCGACCTGGGGCTGTTCGGCGGACTCGTCCTTCTGGGTGTCGCGACGCTCGTCGATCATCACTGGCGCGAGATCCTGGTGCTCGTCGCCGCCGGCGCGCTCGACGTGACGACCCACGGCCTCGCCCACCTCGCCGTCGGCACGTTCGTGGGGATCGACTTCACCGATTGGTTCGTCGACCTTCCGAAGCGACCGCAGCCCGGCTTCAAGATCGACTACGCGTCATACCTGCGCGCGTCACCGCGGCAACGGGCCTGGATGCACGCGGCCGGCGCGATCGCGACCAAGCTCACGCCGTTCCTGGTCATCCCGTACGCGATTGCGATCGGTGCGGAGACGTGGGCGCTGCTCGTCCTGCTCGCGGTCGGCGTCGCCCAGATCCTCTTCGACGTGCTGTTCTCGGTGAAAGCGTCCGACTGGAAGAAGTTCCGCCGCGAGATGCGACTCGCTCGTTAGGCCTTCGCGAGCTTCGCGAAGGATGCCATCAGCTTCTTCACGCCTTTGTCCGGGAACGCGACGACGACCTCTTCGTCGTCGCTACGCACCTGGCTCGACACGACCACGCCGCTCCCGAGCGACGGGTGCCGCACGTGGTCGCCGGGGCGGAACTTCGTGTCCGACGGCGCGACGCGCCTCCGTGGCGTTTCGACACGGCCGGTCCACGCGCCGGGCAGGCCGGCGAGTGCGGCCTCGCGGCGCGCGGCCTTCCGCTCCTCGTAGCGCTCACGGTCGCGCTCCCAGTCGAGATCAGCCCACACGTCGCGCTCCTCCGTCTCGACGCGGCCGCGGTGCTCGATGCCCTCCGTCGGGAGCTCGAGCAGGAAGCGGGACGGCGGATTCTCGTTGGTCCGCCCGAACAGCATCCTCCGACGCGCGAAGGTGAGGAACGCGCGGTCCTTCGCGCGCGTGATGCCCACGTAGGCGAGTCGGCGCTCTTCCTCGATCCGGTCCTCGTCGTCGAGCGAGCGCGCGTGTGGGAACACCCCGTCCTCCATGCCGGTCAGGAAGACGATCGGGAACTCGAGGCCCTTCACCGCATGAAGCGTGATGAGCGTCGCGACCGGTTTCGCCTCCGCGAACTCATCCTGATCCGAGACGAGCGCGACCTGCTCGAGGAACGCGGGCAGCTGCTCCTCCTGCGGGAGCGTGAGGAACTCCTCGGCGAGGCTGCGCAGCTCGAGCACATTCGCGTGCCGCTCCTCCCCCTCCTCGGTGCCGTCCTTGAGATACGTGCCGTAGCCCGTCGCCGCGATGACAAGGTCGATGAGCTCCGGCATCTCGAGGCGAGTCGCCTCATCGTGCAGCTTCACGACGAGCCGGCCGAACGCGGTGAGCGCGGTCTGCTGCCGCTTCGGGATCTCCGCGATCTCCTCGGCGCGGAGGAGCGCCTCCGTGGGCGTCAGCTCGTTCGCGCGCGCGAAAGCCATCAGTCTCGCGCGCGTCTTGTCGCCGATGCCGCGGGGCGGCGTGTTGATCACGCGAGCGAGGGCGACGCTATCGAGCGGGTTCCTCACGATCCGCAGGTAGCCGAGCGTGTCCTTCACCTCTCTCCGCTGATAGAAGGACACGCCGCCGACGACCTGATACGCCAGGCCGAAGGAGCGGAACACGTCCTCGATCGCGCGCGACTGCGCGTTCGTCCGGTACAGCACGGCGACGTCGCGGTTGTTCGTCACCTCGCCCTGCCGCTGCAGGCGCTCGATCTCGCGCGCGATCGCCTCGGCCTCGTGGTGCTCGTCGAACGCCTCCATCACCACGACCGCAGGACCGCCCTCACGCTTGGTCCAGAGCTTCTTCTCTTTCCGCGCCGCGTTGTTGCGGACGACGGACCACGCGGCGTCGAGGATCTTCTGTGTGCTGCGGTAGTTCTGCTCGAGCTTCACGACCTTCGCGTTCGGGTAGTCCCGCTCGAAATCGAGGATGTTGCG
This sequence is a window from Candidatus Limnocylindria bacterium. Protein-coding genes within it:
- a CDS encoding UvrD-helicase domain-containing protein; translation: MPDPILDPLNPEQRAAVTHGDGPLLILAGAGSGKTRVLTHRIAYLIRDLGISPHSILAVTFTNKAAREMKERLERLLGEGQLKDLTVGTFHAFCARLLRRDGPLVGIDRAFAIYDEGDQRALLRQAMSEQGVSERLFTPGAIGNVISGAKNELKGAADLANAPRNQLDRIASLVWQRYDSLLRENNAVDFDDLLLLVCRLFETSDLALERWQERYQHILVDEYQDTNRAQYVLLRYLAGFRQNLAVVGDDDQSVFSWRGADVRNILDFERDYPNAKVVKLEQNYRSTQKILDAAWSVVRNNAARKEKKLWTKREGGPAVVVMEAFDEHHEAEAIAREIERLQRQGEVTNNRDVAVLYRTNAQSRAIEDVFRSFGLAYQVVGGVSFYQRREVKDTLGYLRIVRNPLDSVALARVINTPPRGIGDKTRARLMAFARANELTPTEALLRAEEIAEIPKRQQTALTAFGRLVVKLHDEATRLEMPELIDLVIAATGYGTYLKDGTEEGEERHANVLELRSLAEEFLTLPQEEQLPAFLEQVALVSDQDEFAEAKPVATLITLHAVKGLEFPIVFLTGMEDGVFPHARSLDDEDRIEEERRLAYVGITRAKDRAFLTFARRRMLFGRTNENPPSRFLLELPTEGIEHRGRVETEERDVWADLDWERDRERYEERKAARREAALAGLPGAWTGRVETPRRRVAPSDTKFRPGDHVRHPSLGSGVVVSSQVRSDDEEVVVAFPDKGVKKLMASFAKLAKA